The Stappia sp. genome window below encodes:
- a CDS encoding DUF2336 domain-containing protein, whose protein sequence is MLFARLEELARTRESSARSELVRLLSAQYADKVERDPTEAERTLFSGLVLDVFDQLDQATRLDIVVRLARTDRITTELADRLATEAFDISEAILEHSPVISERKLTEVARNRCDRHRLAIARRESVPEKVSDALIARGNFAVVNALLQNAGAEFAVRALLALLILSNGDRKLLGALAHRCATDETFREDMKLVGETDCPLMPAALEKALDDDAALEKIAAQAVMDDRDAGLEIDGEHFSRHEVRIQIASGELSFENILLTLVEREDMDAIIWLVARHLNLRDGAVRDTFASQNDGAVAMLMKETGIGHKTYGKFLRLRCAWLGVGTNSVAHEVYAYRTMRHPGTPRVFN, encoded by the coding sequence ATGCTTTTTGCGCGGCTGGAGGAACTGGCAAGAACGCGGGAATCATCGGCCCGGTCGGAACTCGTTCGCCTGTTGAGCGCGCAATACGCCGACAAGGTCGAACGTGACCCTACGGAGGCCGAGCGCACGTTGTTTTCCGGGCTCGTGCTCGATGTCTTCGATCAGCTCGACCAGGCCACGCGGCTCGACATCGTCGTCCGCCTCGCGCGCACCGACCGCATCACCACCGAACTGGCGGACCGGCTCGCGACCGAAGCCTTCGACATCAGCGAGGCGATCCTCGAGCATTCCCCCGTCATCAGCGAACGCAAGCTCACGGAAGTCGCGCGCAATCGCTGCGACCGGCATCGCCTGGCCATCGCCCGACGCGAGAGCGTGCCGGAAAAGGTCTCCGACGCCCTCATCGCGCGCGGCAATTTCGCGGTCGTCAACGCGCTGCTGCAGAACGCAGGCGCGGAATTCGCCGTGCGCGCCCTTCTTGCCCTGCTGATCCTGTCGAACGGCGACCGCAAGCTGCTCGGCGCGCTCGCCCATCGCTGCGCAACCGACGAGACCTTCCGCGAGGACATGAAACTCGTCGGCGAGACGGACTGTCCGTTGATGCCGGCCGCGCTCGAAAAGGCGCTGGACGACGACGCGGCGCTGGAGAAGATCGCCGCCCAGGCCGTGATGGACGACCGCGACGCCGGGCTGGAGATCGATGGCGAGCATTTCTCCAGACACGAGGTGCGCATCCAGATCGCCTCCGGCGAGCTCAGCTTCGAGAACATCCTGCTGACGCTGGTGGAGCGCGAGGACATGGACGCCATCATCTGGCTCGTCGCCCGCCACCTGAACCTGCGCGACGGCGCGGTGCGCGACACCTTCGCCTCGCAGAACGACGGCGCGGTGGCCATGCTGATGAAGGAAACGGGCATCGGCCACAAGACCTACGGCAAGTTCCTGCGGCTGCGTTGCGCCTGGCTGGGCGTCGGCACCAACAGCGTCGCGCATGAGGTCTACGCCTATCGCACCATGCGCCATCCCGGCACGCCGCGCGTCTTCAACTGA
- a CDS encoding threonine/serine dehydratase encodes MDQQVETPGQAPGEAPGFDDILAARERIAGQAVRTPLLTSAFLDATTGGRILIKPENLQRTGSFKFRGAFNRLSMIPEADRAAGVVACSSGNHAQGVAEAARLLGMPATIVMPEDAPKAKLDRTRRAGARVVTYKRGIEDRDAISHAIAAETGATFVHPFNDPGVIAGQGTLGLELCEQAAEIGAEPDAVLTCAGGGGMSAGVALAFERLAPDCAFHPVEPAGFDDIARSLAAGERLSNPSESGSVCDAILTPMPGELAFSILRRRAGGGLVVSDDEALAAVAFAFRELKLVVEPGGAVCLAAVLAGKLPVEGRTIALTLSGGNVDPALLASALERFG; translated from the coding sequence ATGGATCAGCAGGTCGAGACGCCTGGACAGGCGCCAGGAGAGGCGCCAGGGTTCGACGATATTCTGGCCGCGCGCGAGCGGATCGCGGGACAGGCCGTGCGCACGCCGTTGCTCACATCCGCCTTTCTCGACGCGACGACCGGCGGGCGCATCCTGATCAAGCCGGAAAACCTGCAGCGCACCGGCTCCTTCAAGTTTCGCGGGGCCTTCAACCGGCTGTCGATGATCCCGGAGGCCGACCGGGCGGCGGGGGTCGTCGCCTGTTCGTCGGGCAATCACGCGCAGGGCGTGGCGGAGGCCGCGCGGCTGCTCGGCATGCCGGCGACCATCGTCATGCCCGAGGACGCGCCGAAGGCGAAGCTCGACCGCACCCGGCGCGCCGGGGCACGCGTCGTCACCTACAAGCGCGGCATTGAGGATCGCGATGCGATCTCTCACGCAATCGCGGCGGAAACGGGCGCGACCTTCGTCCATCCCTTCAACGATCCGGGCGTGATCGCCGGGCAGGGGACGCTCGGTCTGGAGCTGTGCGAGCAGGCGGCGGAGATCGGTGCCGAACCGGACGCGGTGCTGACATGCGCCGGCGGCGGCGGGATGAGCGCGGGCGTCGCGCTCGCCTTCGAGCGGCTCGCGCCGGACTGCGCCTTCCATCCGGTGGAGCCGGCCGGTTTCGACGATATCGCCCGCTCGCTCGCGGCCGGGGAACGGCTCTCAAACCCCAGCGAATCCGGATCGGTGTGCGACGCGATCCTCACGCCGATGCCCGGCGAACTCGCCTTTTCGATCCTGCGCCGGCGGGCCGGCGGCGGTCTGGTGGTGAGCGACGACGAGGCGCTGGCGGCGGTCGCCTTCGCCTTCCGCGAGTTGAAGCTGGTGGTGGAGCCGGGCGGCGCGGTCTGTCTTGCCGCCGTGCTCGCCGGCAAGCTGCCCGTGGAAGGGCGGACGATCGCGCTGACCCTGTCAGGCGGCAATGTCGATCCGGCGCTGCTGGCCTCGGCTCTGGAGCGCTTCGGCTGA
- a CDS encoding glycosyltransferase family 1 protein: MKSLLIVTDAWRPQINGVVRTLERTIEDMHARGVRVELITPADYRTLPCPTYAEIRLSLTTPGALRRRMLAYDCEHLHIATEGPLGLMAVRVARRSGTVFTTSYHTRFPEYLSARVPVPLGWSYAWMRRFHNTGFGCMVATRTLEDDLAARGFRNLMRWSRGVDHERFRPFERTAGSGVLPDSLPRPVFMYVGRVAVEKNIGAFLDLDLPGSKVVVGDGPQRAELESAHPETLFTGAKTGEALARHYADADVTVFPSLTDTFGNVVLESLACGTPVAAFPVMGPLDILEGTGAGVLDTDLEKAALAALKIRRTRCRDVALEYTWARSTDQFIENCHRAKDIAAQATQAA; this comes from the coding sequence ATGAAGTCGCTTCTGATCGTCACCGATGCGTGGCGGCCGCAGATCAACGGGGTGGTGCGCACACTCGAACGCACCATCGAGGACATGCACGCGCGCGGCGTGCGCGTCGAGCTGATCACGCCGGCCGACTACCGCACGCTGCCCTGTCCGACCTACGCGGAAATCCGCCTCAGCCTGACGACGCCCGGCGCCCTGCGCCGGCGAATGCTGGCCTATGACTGCGAGCACCTGCATATCGCGACCGAGGGGCCGCTCGGGCTGATGGCGGTGCGCGTGGCGCGCAGGTCCGGGACGGTCTTCACCACGAGCTATCACACGCGGTTTCCGGAGTATCTGTCGGCGCGCGTGCCGGTGCCGCTGGGGTGGTCCTATGCCTGGATGCGGCGGTTTCACAACACCGGCTTCGGCTGCATGGTCGCGACGCGCACGCTGGAGGACGATCTCGCCGCGCGCGGGTTTCGCAATCTGATGCGCTGGTCGCGCGGCGTCGATCACGAGCGCTTCCGGCCCTTCGAACGCACGGCGGGCAGCGGCGTGCTGCCCGACAGCCTGCCGCGCCCCGTCTTCATGTATGTGGGGCGCGTGGCGGTGGAGAAGAACATCGGCGCCTTTCTCGATCTCGACCTGCCCGGCAGCAAGGTGGTCGTGGGCGACGGTCCGCAGCGCGCGGAGCTGGAGAGCGCGCATCCCGAAACGCTGTTCACCGGCGCGAAGACCGGCGAGGCGCTTGCGCGCCACTACGCCGATGCGGATGTCACCGTCTTCCCGAGCCTCACCGACACCTTCGGCAACGTGGTGCTGGAATCGCTCGCCTGCGGCACGCCGGTCGCGGCCTTCCCGGTCATGGGGCCGCTCGACATTCTGGAGGGGACGGGGGCCGGCGTGCTCGACACGGATCTGGAGAAGGCCGCGCTCGCGGCGCTGAAAATCCGCCGGACCCGCTGCCGTGACGTGGCGCTGGAGTACACCTGGGCCCGCAGCACCGACCAGTTCATCGAAAACTGCCATCGGGCGAAGGACATCGCCGCGCAAGCCACGCAGGCGGCCTGA
- a CDS encoding UDP-2,3-diacylglucosamine diphosphatase — protein MSVEPAQRHFRAIFLSDIHLGTRGCQADLLLDFLRYHDAETIYLVGDIVDGWRLRRMWYWPQAHNDVVQKLMRKGRKGARIVYTPGNHDEFLRDFLGTHFGGIEVVDETVHETAAGKRYLVIHGDRFDVVVRHAKWLAFLGDWAYVSALNMNTALNIVRRRLGLTYWSLSAWAKLKVKNAVNFIGKFEETLAAEAERLGVDGVICGHIHHAADHSDFGTHYINTGDWVESCTAIAEHHDGTFEMIRWAELRAQATVPKAATRAQAAA, from the coding sequence ATGTCCGTCGAACCGGCCCAGCGACACTTTCGGGCGATCTTCCTGTCCGACATTCACCTCGGCACCCGTGGCTGCCAGGCCGATCTGCTGCTCGACTTCCTGCGGTACCACGATGCCGAGACGATCTATCTCGTCGGCGACATCGTGGACGGCTGGCGGTTGCGGCGGATGTGGTACTGGCCGCAGGCGCATAACGATGTCGTCCAGAAGCTCATGCGCAAGGGGCGCAAGGGCGCGCGGATCGTCTACACGCCGGGCAATCACGACGAGTTCCTGCGCGATTTCCTCGGCACCCATTTCGGCGGTATCGAGGTGGTCGACGAGACGGTGCATGAGACAGCCGCCGGCAAGCGCTACCTGGTCATCCACGGCGATCGCTTCGACGTGGTCGTGCGCCATGCCAAGTGGCTCGCCTTCCTCGGCGACTGGGCCTATGTCTCGGCGCTCAACATGAACACCGCGCTCAACATCGTGCGCCGGCGGCTGGGGCTGACCTACTGGTCGCTCTCCGCCTGGGCCAAGCTCAAGGTCAAGAACGCAGTCAATTTCATCGGCAAGTTCGAGGAAACGCTGGCCGCCGAGGCCGAGCGGCTCGGCGTCGACGGCGTGATCTGCGGACATATTCACCATGCGGCCGACCACTCGGACTTCGGCACGCATTACATCAACACCGGCGACTGGGTGGAGAGCTGCACGGCCATTGCGGAGCATCACGACGGAACGTTCGAGATGATCCGCTGGGCCGAGCTGCGCGCGCAGGCGACGGTTCCCAAGGCGGCGACGCGGGCCCAGGCGGCGGCATGA
- a CDS encoding SDR family oxidoreductase yields the protein MDLGLTGRKAIVCASSRGLGRGCAEALAEAGCDLVVNGLDADRLARTAEEIGARFGVSVTPVAANVSTREGQAALFEACPEPDILVNNNGGPPRRDYRELDREAMIDGVIQNMISPIEMIQQVADGMAARGFGRIVNITSITVRMPLEGLDLSSGARAGLTAFLAGVGRTYARNNVTVNNLLPGKMDTDRLRGGLERAAEQAGTSVAAARARQEGEIPAGRFGTAEEFGRICAFYCSAHAAYITGQNVLVDGGLYPAAF from the coding sequence ATGGATCTCGGATTGACCGGCCGCAAGGCCATCGTCTGCGCCTCGAGCCGGGGGCTCGGGCGCGGCTGCGCCGAAGCCCTCGCCGAAGCGGGCTGCGACCTCGTCGTCAACGGGCTCGACGCGGACCGGCTGGCGCGCACCGCCGAGGAGATCGGCGCGCGCTTCGGCGTCTCCGTCACCCCGGTCGCCGCGAACGTCTCGACGCGCGAGGGCCAGGCCGCCCTTTTCGAGGCCTGCCCGGAGCCGGACATTCTCGTCAACAACAACGGCGGACCGCCGCGCCGCGACTATCGCGAGCTCGACCGCGAGGCGATGATCGACGGCGTCATCCAGAACATGATCTCGCCCATCGAGATGATCCAGCAGGTGGCCGACGGCATGGCGGCGCGCGGCTTCGGGCGCATCGTCAACATCACCTCGATCACCGTGCGCATGCCGCTCGAGGGGCTCGACCTTTCGAGCGGCGCGCGCGCCGGGCTGACGGCCTTCCTCGCCGGCGTGGGACGCACCTATGCCCGGAACAACGTGACGGTGAACAACCTGCTGCCCGGCAAGATGGACACCGACCGGCTGCGCGGCGGCCTGGAACGCGCGGCCGAACAGGCCGGCACCAGCGTCGCGGCGGCGCGCGCGCGACAGGAAGGGGAAATCCCGGCCGGACGCTTCGGCACGGCGGAGGAGTTCGGCCGGATCTGCGCCTTCTACTGCTCCGCCCACGCGGCCTATATCACGGGCCAGAACGTGCTGGTCGACGGCGGCCTCTACCCGGCGGCCTTCTGA
- a CDS encoding OmpP1/FadL family transporter — protein MGYKVKAALLSMTALAVSMTANNALAGGFALREQSSYYQGMSFAGYGTTGPSISSMFWNPATLTGAGEGWTIEAHNTIVVPKAEMDGTFTSNGVPLPPFGVVLPNSSVPSGDVGNDAFVPASYVAYRLNDRAVFGVSVNAPFGLSTKPTDNWAGQFYSRSSKAMSINVTPTIAYEVNDMISVALGLQIQHFAVALKQAVPNVPGFPTAGLVGEDIGFGVTAGVTVKPFEGTEIGVGYRSMVMHELDGQQFSPAGIAPIRARLKTPDMVNLSVKQRVTDAFRVLGTVEWTNWSRLKTPVVVPLVPGVASTPLPFNYDDGWFFSVGGEYDVTEDLTLRAGFAYEMSPIDESIRSTRLPDNDRYWFSAGASYEVFENLSLDLGYTYIHTADTKVNIVPGHQDYKPALGSYSSNVDANVNIVSASMRYRWGGPHARAEANARGY, from the coding sequence ATGGGGTACAAGGTCAAGGCGGCACTTCTTTCGATGACGGCGCTTGCCGTCTCGATGACTGCAAACAACGCGCTGGCGGGCGGTTTTGCACTGCGTGAGCAGAGTTCCTACTACCAGGGGATGTCTTTCGCCGGATATGGCACAACCGGGCCGTCGATCTCGTCGATGTTCTGGAATCCGGCGACGCTGACCGGGGCCGGCGAGGGATGGACGATCGAGGCGCACAATACGATCGTCGTGCCGAAGGCGGAGATGGACGGAACCTTCACGTCGAACGGCGTGCCGCTTCCCCCCTTCGGCGTGGTGCTGCCGAACAGCTCGGTGCCGTCGGGCGACGTGGGCAATGATGCCTTCGTGCCCGCAAGCTATGTTGCCTATCGGCTGAACGACCGGGCGGTGTTCGGCGTGTCGGTGAATGCGCCCTTCGGTCTCTCCACCAAGCCGACGGACAATTGGGCCGGACAGTTCTACTCGCGCTCCTCCAAGGCGATGTCGATCAATGTGACCCCGACCATCGCCTATGAGGTCAACGACATGATCTCCGTGGCGTTGGGGCTCCAGATCCAGCACTTCGCGGTCGCGCTCAAGCAGGCGGTGCCCAATGTGCCGGGCTTTCCGACGGCGGGGCTCGTGGGCGAGGATATCGGCTTCGGCGTCACGGCCGGTGTGACGGTCAAGCCGTTCGAGGGCACGGAGATCGGCGTCGGTTACCGGTCCATGGTGATGCATGAGCTGGACGGTCAGCAGTTTTCGCCGGCCGGGATCGCCCCGATCCGCGCCCGGCTCAAGACGCCCGACATGGTGAACCTCTCCGTCAAGCAGCGGGTGACCGATGCGTTCCGCGTGCTGGGCACGGTCGAGTGGACCAACTGGAGCCGGTTGAAGACGCCGGTGGTGGTGCCGCTCGTTCCCGGTGTCGCCTCGACGCCGCTGCCGTTCAACTACGACGACGGTTGGTTCTTCTCGGTGGGCGGCGAATACGACGTCACCGAGGATCTGACGCTGCGCGCGGGCTTCGCCTATGAGATGTCGCCGATTGACGAGTCGATCCGCTCGACTCGGCTTCCGGACAACGACCGCTACTGGTTCTCCGCCGGTGCCAGCTACGAGGTCTTCGAAAACCTCTCGCTCGACCTCGGCTACACCTACATCCACACCGCGGATACGAAGGTGAACATCGTGCCCGGCCACCAGGACTACAAGCCGGCGCTTGGAAGCTATTCCTCGAATGTGGATGCGAACGTGAACATCGTCTCCGCCTCGATGCGCTACCGCTGGGGCGGGCCGCATGCGCGCGCCGAGGCGAACGCCCGCGGGTATTGA
- a CDS encoding efflux RND transporter permease subunit produces MSGFNLSALALRHQTLVLFFILVTAAAGIWAYGNLGRNEDPAFTVKVMVVTAAWPGATAQEMQDQVADRVETRLQTLPYLGRLETYTRPGFMATQIVLRDDTPPRDVEDLWYQVRKKVGDIRADLPPDVRGPFFNDEYSDVYVQVHALTVDDVRWVEFSDLAEMARQSFLAVPGVEKVQLFGEQDQKIFVEISYAKLATLGIPAAAIFEALADQNAVVPSGSVDTPSETVQVRVSGRLGGVAAVAAVPVKVGDETLRLGDIATVRRGISDPQSYLARYNGQDAIMLGIAMSEGGNVLELGERLAVKADEIRARLPVGAELHQVSNQPEVVEEAIGEFLLKFVAAISIVLLVSFLSLGFRTGIIVALSVPLTLGGTFVVMLLLGIDLERISLGALILSLGLLVDDAIIAIEMMVVKIEQGWDRVRAASYAWESTAFPMLSGTLVTAAGFLPVGFAQSAAGEYAGGIFWVVTSALLISWIVAVVFTPYLGLKLLPKSLEAHAAERGDVDEDAIYRTRGYERFRRFVSAAVRFRLPVVLITLALLATAGYGMGFVKKQFFPNSSRPEVLVELKGPEGASFAATEREARKLEAWLAESPDVDYFTTYIGAGAPRFFLAYNPELPNPSYALILVQSKGGDHTTRLVEQLRARFEQAEGAVRGRANKLELGPPVGYPVQFRVVGPDRDEVRAIAARVRETMRAHPATRNTELKWGEKVKSVRLEVDQERARALGLSTQEIGQSLQALLSGVEVTRLREGRHAVGVVVRAREAERAALGDIGDLVINVRGGRAIPVSQVARIEYVSEEPILWRRNRETVLTVRADVITGVQAPDVTAELLPEMAAIEAELAPGYRIDAGGAAEESAKANTALAKVFPVMLLAMAMLIMLQMHSFSKMILVFLTFPLGLVGAVAALLIADAPFGFVAILGVIALGGMVMRNTLILADQIEHDLKAGATMRTAIVESTVRRARPVILTALAAVLAFIPLTTNIFWGPMAISMIGGLTIATVLTLVFLPALYALWFRKRLDKSDAELEAASTPPSLARARENPTETTAGKASDPDTDTAERTPDPAPALPRAAE; encoded by the coding sequence ATGAGCGGCTTCAACCTCTCCGCGCTGGCGCTGCGCCATCAGACGCTCGTCCTGTTCTTCATTCTGGTGACGGCGGCGGCCGGCATCTGGGCTTATGGCAATCTCGGGCGCAACGAGGATCCGGCCTTCACGGTCAAGGTGATGGTCGTGACCGCCGCCTGGCCCGGCGCGACCGCGCAGGAGATGCAGGATCAGGTCGCCGACAGGGTCGAGACCCGGCTGCAGACGCTGCCCTATCTGGGGCGGCTGGAGACCTACACCCGCCCCGGCTTCATGGCGACGCAGATCGTGCTGCGCGACGACACGCCGCCGAGGGACGTGGAGGACCTGTGGTACCAGGTGCGCAAGAAGGTCGGCGACATTCGCGCGGATCTGCCGCCGGACGTGCGCGGTCCCTTCTTCAACGACGAATATTCCGACGTCTACGTGCAGGTCCACGCGCTCACCGTCGACGACGTGCGCTGGGTGGAGTTCTCCGATCTCGCGGAAATGGCCCGGCAGAGCTTCCTCGCCGTTCCCGGCGTGGAGAAGGTCCAGCTCTTCGGCGAGCAGGACCAGAAGATTTTCGTCGAGATCTCCTACGCCAAGCTGGCGACGCTCGGCATTCCCGCCGCGGCCATCTTCGAGGCGCTGGCGGACCAGAACGCCGTGGTGCCGTCCGGCTCCGTCGACACGCCGAGCGAGACCGTGCAGGTGCGCGTCAGCGGCCGGCTCGGCGGGGTCGCGGCAGTGGCCGCCGTGCCCGTCAAGGTCGGCGACGAAACGCTGCGGCTCGGCGATATCGCCACCGTGCGGCGCGGCATTTCGGACCCGCAGAGTTATCTTGCCCGCTACAACGGCCAGGACGCCATCATGCTCGGCATCGCCATGTCGGAGGGCGGCAACGTGCTGGAGCTGGGCGAACGGCTGGCGGTCAAGGCCGACGAGATCCGTGCCCGGCTGCCGGTCGGCGCCGAGCTGCATCAGGTCTCCAACCAGCCCGAGGTGGTCGAGGAGGCGATCGGCGAATTCCTGCTGAAGTTCGTCGCCGCGATCTCCATCGTGCTTCTGGTGTCCTTCCTGTCGCTCGGCTTTCGCACCGGCATCATCGTGGCGCTGTCGGTGCCGTTGACGCTGGGTGGCACCTTCGTCGTCATGCTGCTGCTCGGCATCGATCTGGAGCGCATTTCGCTCGGCGCGCTGATCCTGTCGCTGGGTCTTCTGGTGGACGATGCGATCATTGCCATCGAGATGATGGTGGTGAAGATCGAGCAGGGGTGGGATCGCGTCCGCGCGGCCTCCTATGCCTGGGAATCCACCGCCTTTCCGATGTTGTCGGGTACGCTGGTGACGGCGGCGGGCTTTCTCCCCGTGGGCTTCGCCCAGTCGGCGGCCGGCGAATATGCCGGCGGCATTTTCTGGGTGGTGACCTCCGCGCTGCTGATCTCCTGGATCGTCGCGGTGGTCTTCACGCCCTACCTCGGGCTCAAGCTGCTGCCGAAATCGCTGGAGGCCCATGCGGCCGAACGCGGCGACGTCGACGAGGACGCGATCTATCGCACCCGGGGGTACGAGCGATTCCGCCGCTTCGTGTCGGCGGCCGTGCGCTTTCGCCTGCCCGTCGTGCTGATCACGCTGGCGCTGCTGGCGACGGCCGGCTACGGCATGGGCTTCGTCAAGAAGCAGTTCTTCCCCAATTCCTCGCGGCCCGAGGTGCTGGTCGAGCTGAAGGGGCCGGAGGGCGCGTCCTTCGCCGCGACCGAACGCGAGGCGCGCAAGCTGGAGGCCTGGCTCGCCGAGAGTCCCGACGTCGACTATTTCACCACCTACATCGGCGCCGGCGCGCCGCGCTTCTTCCTCGCCTACAATCCGGAACTGCCCAATCCGAGCTACGCGCTGATCCTGGTCCAGTCGAAGGGCGGCGATCACACCACGCGTCTGGTGGAGCAATTGCGCGCGCGCTTCGAGCAGGCCGAGGGCGCGGTGCGCGGGCGGGCGAACAAGCTGGAGCTTGGGCCCCCCGTCGGCTATCCGGTGCAGTTTCGCGTCGTCGGTCCGGACCGCGACGAGGTGCGCGCGATCGCGGCAAGGGTGCGCGAGACGATGCGGGCGCATCCGGCGACGCGCAACACCGAGCTCAAGTGGGGCGAGAAGGTGAAATCCGTCCGTCTCGAGGTCGATCAGGAACGGGCCCGTGCCCTCGGCCTGTCCACCCAGGAAATCGGCCAGTCGCTGCAGGCGCTTCTGTCCGGCGTCGAGGTGACGCGCCTGCGCGAGGGGCGGCATGCGGTCGGCGTGGTGGTGCGGGCGCGCGAGGCGGAACGCGCCGCGCTCGGCGATATCGGCGATCTGGTGATCAACGTGCGCGGCGGGCGGGCGATCCCCGTCTCGCAGGTCGCGCGGATCGAATATGTCTCGGAAGAACCGATCCTGTGGCGACGCAACCGCGAGACCGTGCTCACCGTGCGGGCCGATGTGATCACCGGCGTGCAGGCCCCCGACGTCACCGCCGAGCTCCTGCCGGAGATGGCGGCCATCGAGGCGGAGCTTGCCCCCGGCTACCGGATCGACGCCGGCGGCGCGGCGGAGGAATCGGCCAAGGCCAACACGGCGCTCGCCAAGGTCTTTCCGGTGATGCTGCTCGCCATGGCCATGCTGATCATGCTGCAGATGCACTCCTTCTCGAAGATGATCCTGGTCTTCCTGACGTTTCCGCTCGGCCTCGTCGGCGCGGTGGCGGCGCTGCTGATCGCCGACGCGCCCTTCGGGTTCGTGGCGATCCTCGGGGTGATCGCGCTGGGCGGCATGGTGATGCGCAACACGCTGATCCTCGCCGACCAGATCGAGCACGACCTGAAGGCCGGGGCCACCATGCGCACGGCCATCGTGGAATCCACCGTGCGCCGCGCCCGGCCGGTGATCCTCACCGCGCTGGCCGCCGTGCTCGCCTTCATCCCCCTGACGACCAACATCTTCTGGGGGCCGATGGCGATCTCGATGATCGGCGGTCTCACCATCGCCACGGTGCTGACGCTGGTCTTTCTCCCGGCCCTCTACGCCCTGTGGTTCCGCAAGCGGCTCGACAAGAGCGATGCGGAGCTGGAGGCCGCCTCCACGCCCCCCTCCCTGGCACGGGCACGCGAAAACCCGACGGAGACGACGGCCGGCAAGGCATCCGATCCGGACACCGACACGGCAGAGCGCACACCGGACCCCGCGCCGGCTCTGCCCCGGGCGGCGGAGTGA
- a CDS encoding efflux RND transporter periplasmic adaptor subunit — MSDRSRPDVADPREHRGGPSRRPLAALLAASLAVGLAACQPEPGGDAGQVSEPRTVWVEAVEAPPARRLSYPGTIRARSDVPFAFRVGGKLSARLVDVGDPVAPGAVIARLDPSDLEATLSAETARERAARAEAERSADDLTRVAALKDKGHVSQAALDRAQAAADAASETLKAARERRRLAENQLAYAVLRADAEGVVTSVLAEPGEVVALGQPVIRMARTDAPEAEVAIPEAHIADVAGAKATVTLWAAPERAFPATLRELSPQADREARTFTARFAIEGAQDVARLGMTATVHLSPEAATEGVAVPLSAVWYRGEAAHVWRAEPGETQVTAVPVAVVRFDAAHAIVTGDLPLGAHVVSLGAHRLDETRKVRVELRDETGPVVMGAAR, encoded by the coding sequence ATGTCCGACCGGTCGAGGCCCGACGTCGCTGATCCGCGCGAGCACCGCGGTGGCCCATCGCGACGGCCGCTGGCCGCGCTGCTTGCCGCCAGTCTCGCCGTGGGGCTTGCCGCCTGTCAGCCGGAGCCGGGCGGCGACGCGGGGCAGGTGTCGGAGCCGCGCACGGTCTGGGTCGAGGCGGTGGAGGCGCCGCCCGCGCGGCGCCTGTCCTATCCCGGCACGATCCGCGCGCGCTCCGATGTGCCCTTCGCTTTCCGCGTCGGGGGCAAGCTGTCCGCCCGGCTGGTCGACGTTGGCGATCCCGTCGCGCCGGGCGCGGTGATCGCGCGTCTCGACCCGTCCGACCTCGAGGCCACGCTCAGCGCCGAAACGGCCCGCGAGCGCGCCGCCCGGGCCGAGGCCGAGCGCTCCGCGGACGATCTGACGCGGGTGGCCGCGCTCAAGGACAAGGGCCATGTCAGCCAGGCCGCGCTCGACCGGGCGCAGGCGGCCGCCGATGCGGCCTCCGAGACGCTGAAGGCGGCCCGCGAACGCCGCCGTCTGGCGGAAAACCAGCTGGCCTACGCGGTCCTGCGGGCCGATGCCGAGGGCGTCGTGACCTCCGTGCTGGCCGAGCCGGGCGAGGTCGTTGCACTCGGCCAGCCGGTGATCCGCATGGCGCGCACCGACGCCCCGGAGGCGGAAGTCGCGATCCCCGAGGCGCATATCGCCGACGTCGCCGGCGCAAAGGCGACCGTGACGCTTTGGGCGGCGCCCGAACGCGCGTTCCCCGCGACCCTGCGCGAGCTCTCGCCGCAGGCCGACCGTGAGGCGCGGACCTTCACCGCGCGCTTCGCCATCGAGGGCGCGCAGGATGTCGCCCGTCTCGGCATGACGGCGACCGTGCATCTGTCGCCCGAGGCGGCGACGGAAGGGGTGGCCGTGCCGCTGTCGGCGGTGTGGTACCGGGGCGAGGCGGCGCATGTCTGGCGGGCCGAACCCGGGGAGACGCAGGTCACGGCCGTGCCCGTCGCGGTGGTGCGCTTCGACGCCGCGCATGCCATCGTCACCGGCGATCTGCCGCTCGGCGCGCATGTGGTGAGCCTCGGGGCGCATCGGCTGGACGAGACCCGCAAGGTGCGCGTCGAGCTGCGCGACGAGACCGGCCCGGTGGTGATGGGAGCGGCGCGATGA